From Gimesia panareensis, the proteins below share one genomic window:
- a CDS encoding FAD-dependent oxidoreductase: protein MKKKIALLCWFLCFFSENLTQARLPERQTDLLIVGGTESGWAAAIQAARLGVNSITLVMDGEWLGGQYTEQALACVDENKGPGKVGWGVDWHPMKRSFHRSGLFKELMDGIEDFNTQKYGSPMPGRPFHGPSTFRPAEAEAIFRKLLQPYVQSGQVRLITKHYPVKADVNQSGSHPRLTGLWLAPIGSETPDLHFKARLTIDASDWGDVIQVAGAAFEVGADPRSRYGEPSAPLTLDDYPPNEMNPITWAMVVEESDHDTPIPKPAQYDDRCFVRTSKLSFAEMKHLNWDRPIKKMGSIPHWPAAGQASPRQLSIFTVRRIVDGYTSKDHKTSILLNYMLGQDYPLERLPQHVCEALEATEPGASTKNIVLMNRQQRQIIFDDAKRHSLCLFYHLQNFVHDRADDQTNSFRHFHLSNEFGTPDHLPPKPYIRESLRLKAMYMMREQDGRNMDGPNKKFARERFSRVMYPDGLFAWQFHYDFHRTGRAYLKSEGNKGPWIDYEKPGRNTSLVSDRSLFPLRSLVPVEMDGLLGAQKNVGYSSIVSAAIRLHDQCIAVGQAAGATAAVSLRENIDPREIPFNHQQLEQVRHALCGEPEEGLAVLIWPYRDLAASHPAFVAINRLAARGALPLKVREVDFHPDAPATPEWRESATERALQTVQPTGLTLDLPADLTRGAFCQQLWTAIKDLPVRPYPRLKTGDADGDGIPDADDPSLFTPGEPLQWIPEKLTADQDGLLKKDLSAKARKINFAGKQTPSVSGFETDHGLPFKQKRGFGWLQDLSQNQRQRKRVPEAYRDTFIFTRSHATWECTVPPGKYRVTVCVGDAGHEQTGQWVTVEGKPLMEDQSTVSGAFQEQSMTVDVNDGRLTIEIGKPGGTTNTCLNWIVLEPVVPRD from the coding sequence ATGAAAAAGAAGATCGCGCTCCTCTGCTGGTTTCTCTGTTTTTTTTCAGAAAATCTGACCCAGGCTCGACTGCCCGAACGACAGACCGATTTACTGATCGTCGGCGGGACCGAATCGGGCTGGGCCGCTGCGATCCAGGCGGCTCGTCTGGGAGTCAATTCGATCACCCTGGTGATGGACGGGGAATGGCTGGGTGGACAATATACGGAACAGGCACTCGCCTGTGTCGATGAAAACAAAGGCCCGGGAAAAGTTGGTTGGGGAGTCGACTGGCACCCGATGAAACGCTCCTTCCATCGCAGTGGCCTGTTCAAGGAACTGATGGATGGGATCGAAGACTTCAATACTCAAAAGTATGGCTCCCCCATGCCGGGACGCCCCTTTCATGGTCCTTCCACGTTCCGTCCGGCAGAAGCTGAAGCGATCTTTCGCAAACTGCTCCAGCCCTACGTCCAGAGCGGGCAGGTCCGTCTGATTACAAAACATTACCCGGTCAAGGCAGACGTCAATCAATCAGGCTCCCATCCCCGACTGACAGGGCTCTGGTTGGCACCGATCGGGTCGGAAACTCCCGACCTGCATTTCAAGGCCCGGCTGACCATCGATGCCTCTGACTGGGGCGATGTCATCCAGGTTGCCGGTGCCGCTTTCGAAGTCGGAGCCGATCCCCGCTCGCGCTATGGAGAACCGAGTGCCCCTTTGACGCTCGATGACTATCCTCCCAATGAAATGAACCCGATTACCTGGGCGATGGTCGTGGAAGAGTCAGACCACGATACGCCGATTCCGAAACCGGCACAGTATGATGATCGCTGTTTCGTGCGGACCTCGAAGCTGAGTTTTGCAGAGATGAAGCATCTGAACTGGGATCGCCCGATCAAAAAAATGGGCTCAATTCCCCACTGGCCCGCTGCGGGACAGGCATCTCCCCGCCAGCTTTCCATCTTTACGGTACGACGGATTGTAGATGGCTACACCAGCAAAGATCATAAAACCAGCATCCTCTTAAACTACATGCTGGGCCAGGACTACCCCCTGGAGCGTCTTCCACAACACGTCTGCGAAGCTCTGGAAGCGACCGAACCGGGAGCCTCAACAAAGAACATCGTCCTTATGAACCGCCAGCAGCGTCAGATCATTTTCGACGATGCTAAACGGCACTCGCTCTGCCTGTTCTATCACCTGCAGAATTTCGTACACGATCGTGCAGACGATCAAACCAACAGCTTCCGGCACTTCCATCTGAGTAATGAATTTGGCACTCCCGATCATCTGCCCCCCAAACCCTATATCCGTGAATCACTGCGTCTGAAAGCCATGTATATGATGCGTGAGCAGGACGGGCGGAATATGGATGGCCCCAACAAGAAATTTGCCCGTGAGCGGTTTTCCCGCGTGATGTACCCCGACGGCCTGTTTGCCTGGCAGTTCCATTACGACTTCCATCGCACCGGGCGTGCCTATCTGAAATCGGAAGGGAACAAAGGTCCCTGGATCGATTATGAAAAGCCGGGACGCAATACCAGCCTGGTCAGTGACCGCAGTCTGTTTCCGCTCCGCAGTCTGGTACCCGTTGAAATGGATGGTTTACTGGGGGCGCAGAAAAATGTCGGCTACAGCAGTATTGTCAGCGCTGCCATCCGTCTGCACGATCAGTGTATCGCCGTGGGGCAGGCGGCAGGTGCAACAGCTGCTGTCTCCCTGAGAGAGAACATCGACCCTCGTGAAATCCCCTTTAATCACCAGCAGCTGGAACAGGTCCGGCACGCGTTGTGTGGAGAACCGGAAGAAGGACTGGCCGTCTTGATCTGGCCTTATCGGGATCTGGCGGCTTCACACCCTGCTTTCGTTGCTATCAACCGACTGGCTGCCCGCGGTGCCCTGCCCCTGAAAGTGCGCGAAGTCGACTTTCATCCGGATGCCCCCGCCACGCCGGAATGGCGAGAATCTGCAACAGAGCGGGCACTGCAGACAGTACAGCCGACCGGGCTCACACTCGACCTCCCTGCTGATCTGACCCGGGGCGCATTCTGCCAGCAGTTATGGACCGCCATCAAAGACCTTCCTGTTCGCCCCTATCCACGCCTCAAAACGGGTGATGCAGACGGAGACGGCATTCCCGATGCTGATGATCCCTCGCTCTTTACCCCCGGCGAACCGCTGCAGTGGATCCCCGAAAAATTAACAGCTGATCAGGATGGCCTGCTGAAAAAAGATCTGTCTGCCAAGGCTCGTAAAATCAACTTTGCAGGAAAACAGACACCATCCGTCTCCGGTTTTGAAACGGATCATGGACTGCCGTTCAAACAAAAACGTGGCTTTGGCTGGCTGCAGGATCTGAGCCAGAATCAACGACAACGCAAACGAGTCCCGGAAGCATACCGTGACACATTCATTTTCACGCGCAGTCATGCCACCTGGGAATGCACTGTCCCCCCAGGCAAGTACCGCGTTACCGTCTGTGTAGGAGACGCCGGACACGAACAGACGGGGCAATGGGTCACCGTGGAAGGAAAGCCGCTGATGGAAGATCAGTCCACAGTCAGCGGCGCATTTCAGGAACAGAGCATGACCGTCGATGTCAATGATGGCCGGTTGACCATTGAAATCGGCAAACCAGGGGGCACCACCAATACCTGTCTGAACTGGATCGTTCTGGAGCCAGTTGTACCCCGGGACTGA
- a CDS encoding DUF1501 domain-containing protein, which produces MKFNLHSRTHSQHAFTAFNPLVPEGLVLQSRRNMLKASLAGLAGLSVPNLLRASDHLLSEGKSSLPKKSVILLWMTGGPSHIDTWDPKPDRPIQNRGPFGVTHTNVPGITITDRLPKQAAMMDRFTLIRSVDPKMSSHQPNQVMQTANLQATPRTNRKGDKYPAMASIVAKHHGSNHPGMPPYVAFMKHHSHIAWGGYLGKEYDPFIANEAADLPVYDLVGKDTGQTSGGRMFQFAPGLSFERMKDRRDLMLQFDNLRSDIDQAGSMNAIDSYSQRAYNMVLGKRVQQAFDLSQESAEMRDRYGKHLWCQQALLARRLVEAGSSFVTLDLSYHTASGTWDNHGDNIPPYGGIKNGLGPLLPLFDHLLTTLVLDLEERGLLDDVLVIAMGEFGRSPMSGTQGSTDGRNHWPVVMSMCMAGGGLNHGQVIGSSEHDGANIKHRPVRPGDLAATIYRYMGVPLDTHYVDDKGRPIPVIENGAPIHELF; this is translated from the coding sequence ATGAAATTCAATCTACATTCGCGCACACATTCACAGCATGCCTTTACGGCCTTTAATCCGCTGGTACCCGAAGGGCTCGTCCTTCAAAGCCGACGGAACATGCTCAAGGCGTCTTTGGCTGGTCTGGCAGGTCTGTCGGTCCCGAATCTGTTACGCGCGTCCGACCACCTCCTCTCGGAAGGTAAATCCTCTCTCCCCAAAAAGAGCGTCATCCTGCTCTGGATGACAGGAGGCCCCAGCCACATCGATACCTGGGATCCGAAACCGGATCGTCCCATTCAGAACCGCGGCCCTTTCGGAGTGACACATACCAACGTCCCGGGAATCACCATCACGGACCGGCTTCCCAAACAGGCTGCGATGATGGATCGCTTCACCCTGATCCGCTCGGTTGACCCCAAGATGAGCAGCCATCAGCCCAACCAGGTGATGCAGACCGCCAACCTCCAGGCCACTCCGAGAACCAATCGTAAAGGTGACAAATACCCCGCGATGGCGTCCATCGTCGCCAAGCATCACGGCTCCAATCATCCGGGCATGCCACCCTATGTCGCGTTCATGAAACATCATTCGCACATCGCCTGGGGAGGCTATCTCGGAAAAGAATACGATCCCTTCATTGCTAATGAAGCAGCCGACCTGCCCGTCTATGACCTGGTTGGTAAAGACACCGGGCAAACGAGTGGCGGCAGAATGTTTCAGTTTGCTCCCGGGCTCTCTTTCGAACGCATGAAAGACCGCCGCGATCTGATGCTGCAGTTTGATAATCTCCGCAGCGATATCGACCAGGCCGGCTCCATGAATGCCATCGACAGCTACAGCCAGCGTGCCTACAACATGGTCCTCGGAAAACGGGTCCAGCAGGCATTTGATCTCAGCCAGGAGTCCGCGGAAATGCGGGATCGTTATGGCAAGCACCTCTGGTGTCAACAGGCACTGCTGGCCCGACGACTGGTTGAAGCAGGCAGTTCTTTCGTGACTCTCGACTTGAGTTATCACACCGCCTCCGGGACGTGGGACAATCATGGTGACAACATTCCCCCTTATGGTGGCATCAAAAATGGTCTGGGGCCCCTGCTCCCGCTGTTCGATCACCTGCTGACCACCCTCGTGCTCGATCTCGAAGAACGGGGACTGCTCGACGATGTGCTGGTCATTGCCATGGGTGAATTCGGCCGCTCTCCCATGTCGGGCACTCAGGGCAGTACTGATGGTCGAAATCACTGGCCGGTCGTCATGTCGATGTGCATGGCCGGCGGTGGACTGAATCATGGGCAGGTCATCGGTTCCAGCGAACATGACGGCGCCAATATCAAACACCGTCCGGTTCGCCCGGGAGACCTGGCAGCCACGATTTACCGCTACATGGGTGTCCCGCTGGACACCCATTATGTCGACGACAAGGGACGCCCGATTCCCGTTATCGAAAACGGGGCTCCGATCCACGAACTGTTCTGA
- a CDS encoding CehA/McbA family metallohydrolase domain-containing protein: MKRAMLPVCLLALCLSAANSITEAADPVELKETDQQKWYKGNLHTHSLWSDGDDYLEMIADWYKTRGYDFLSFTDHNVLSTSERWTVPEKNKGKLHAYEELKKRFPDWIEERTNKDGQIEVRLRTFEEVSEKLGEPGKFLLILSEEVTDRYKNMPVHMNATNLHSLLTPRGGQSVYEVMQNNTNALLAQRERSGKSMMIHLNHPNFHYGVTAEELMKVIGENFFEVYNGHPGVNNKGDEAHASTERIWDIILTKRLAELKLPMMYGLGTDDGHNYHKIPSRASEPGRGWVVVLSETLEPEALVDAMEAGRFYASSGVKLKSVTYSDKGVQVEVDPEEGVDYTIEFIGTREGYPKRGIPVLDSKGQEQHATKRYSNKIGETLKTVKGPSASYDFDGKEIYVRAVVHSSKLHPNPAQLGEVERAWVQPVVGPAAPKQ, encoded by the coding sequence ATGAAGCGTGCCATGTTACCCGTCTGTCTGCTGGCACTTTGTCTTTCCGCTGCGAATTCGATCACAGAAGCAGCCGATCCGGTTGAATTGAAAGAGACCGATCAACAGAAGTGGTATAAAGGAAATCTACATACGCATTCTCTGTGGAGCGATGGTGATGATTACCTGGAGATGATTGCCGACTGGTATAAAACACGTGGATATGATTTTCTGTCCTTCACAGACCACAACGTCCTTTCGACGTCAGAGCGGTGGACGGTTCCCGAAAAAAACAAAGGCAAGCTGCATGCCTACGAGGAACTGAAAAAACGTTTTCCTGACTGGATCGAAGAGCGGACTAATAAGGACGGACAGATTGAAGTCCGCTTGCGTACGTTTGAAGAAGTGTCTGAAAAGCTCGGCGAGCCGGGGAAATTTCTGCTGATTCTGAGTGAAGAAGTGACGGACCGTTACAAGAATATGCCCGTGCATATGAACGCTACGAACCTGCACTCGCTGCTGACGCCGCGGGGAGGTCAGAGCGTCTACGAAGTGATGCAGAATAACACGAATGCCCTGTTGGCACAGCGGGAACGGTCAGGGAAATCGATGATGATTCACTTGAACCATCCCAACTTTCATTATGGGGTCACTGCAGAGGAACTGATGAAAGTGATCGGAGAAAATTTCTTCGAAGTCTATAACGGGCACCCGGGAGTGAACAATAAAGGGGATGAAGCCCATGCCAGCACCGAGCGGATCTGGGATATTATTCTCACCAAACGACTGGCAGAGCTGAAGTTGCCGATGATGTATGGCCTGGGGACTGATGACGGGCATAACTATCACAAGATTCCCAGTCGCGCCAGTGAGCCGGGGCGGGGCTGGGTGGTCGTGCTCTCTGAAACTCTGGAGCCGGAAGCCCTGGTGGACGCAATGGAGGCGGGACGGTTTTATGCTTCATCCGGCGTAAAGCTGAAGTCGGTTACTTACTCTGACAAAGGAGTGCAGGTCGAAGTCGATCCTGAGGAAGGAGTGGACTACACCATCGAGTTCATCGGTACCCGGGAAGGTTATCCCAAGCGGGGAATTCCGGTTCTGGATAGCAAAGGGCAGGAACAGCATGCCACAAAGCGTTACAGTAATAAAATCGGGGAAACTTTGAAAACCGTGAAAGGACCTTCTGCCAGCTACGATTTTGATGGAAAAGAAATCTATGTGCGGGCGGTGGTGCATTCTTCCAAGCTGCATCCCAACCCGGCTCAACTGGGAGAAGTGGAACGGGCCTGGGTGCAACCGGTAGTCGGCCCTGCCGCTCCGAAGCAGTGA
- a CDS encoding ArnT family glycosyltransferase, producing MVIISDQELLQRSAEPAHDLFPVMRRAAVMSPLVALLALGPGLLAFHSYRIDELSAWFGLQCLGKADLLGDSGNALISQPPLVGWLYSGMLSIIGHWSSSLVLFSYFSTAAMLYAAYRLTRKVCNPRYALVYCFLLAFHPVVLKQIQLIEAPAFPMLFALLTIWGFITHLQSESGVVSYKLLSGGISLGLCLLSGGVLALGVLLMLGVYIINPLYLPRGRSFAEQQKVPGVKQVIRVWKSLVILAFTGFAVGGWWELMAASQIEGFWGNWFAGPGQPTISFYWKAEFYPSYLARDIISSMGFLLGFAIFGLFHGIKRVLNPQGNLQEIAWLRLVVIWSLCGALFWWGVQYLPQMNTSTRAMWKLFFIIPMMAVVAWEFQQIALRRVGYPTVLAVFTLGVLAVIFISASKTDTLSPQITGRFLRQLIILGLSLVMVLWYSHRFKKEHAHRIVEVALVLALSALHVVYGVFSIPKPNPAGERLLQFENQLRLTQDVSDCFLVSKNDQVPLELTFLVFYLWGDINMKQIQGAVLPQDLQISDRTQADEPIEKQVIIRWGASPVSLRNILNAGFVLKPVAEPDVYKHQELQADLISKSPPGF from the coding sequence GGTCTGCAGAGCCTGCTCATGATCTCTTTCCCGTCATGCGGCGTGCCGCGGTGATGTCACCTCTGGTCGCGTTACTGGCGCTGGGACCGGGGCTGCTGGCCTTTCATTCCTATCGCATTGATGAACTGTCGGCCTGGTTCGGTTTGCAGTGTCTCGGGAAAGCAGATCTGCTGGGCGACAGTGGGAATGCCCTGATTTCGCAGCCTCCCCTGGTGGGGTGGTTGTATTCCGGGATGCTGTCCATCATCGGTCATTGGTCGTCTTCGCTGGTTCTGTTCTCGTATTTCTCGACGGCAGCCATGTTGTATGCGGCTTATCGCCTGACGCGCAAAGTCTGTAATCCACGTTATGCGCTGGTGTATTGTTTTCTGCTGGCCTTTCATCCTGTGGTGCTGAAGCAGATTCAACTGATTGAAGCGCCTGCGTTTCCAATGCTGTTTGCGCTGTTGACCATCTGGGGGTTCATTACACATCTGCAGTCCGAATCCGGTGTTGTCTCTTACAAGCTGTTATCTGGGGGAATCTCACTGGGACTCTGTCTGTTATCAGGTGGCGTACTGGCGCTGGGCGTCTTGTTGATGCTGGGGGTTTATATCATCAATCCCCTCTACCTCCCCCGGGGGCGTTCCTTTGCAGAGCAACAGAAGGTGCCTGGTGTAAAGCAGGTCATCCGGGTCTGGAAATCACTGGTGATTCTGGCCTTTACCGGTTTTGCTGTCGGAGGCTGGTGGGAACTGATGGCAGCTTCACAGATCGAGGGTTTCTGGGGGAACTGGTTTGCCGGTCCCGGGCAACCCACGATCAGCTTCTACTGGAAAGCAGAGTTCTACCCTTCCTACCTGGCACGGGATATCATTTCGTCCATGGGATTTCTGCTGGGCTTCGCGATCTTCGGCCTGTTTCATGGCATTAAACGTGTTTTAAATCCGCAGGGAAATCTACAGGAAATCGCCTGGCTGCGACTGGTGGTGATCTGGTCTCTCTGCGGTGCCTTATTCTGGTGGGGCGTACAATATCTGCCCCAGATGAATACCAGTACGCGGGCGATGTGGAAACTGTTCTTTATCATTCCCATGATGGCGGTCGTTGCCTGGGAGTTCCAGCAGATTGCTTTGCGACGAGTCGGGTACCCGACTGTGCTGGCGGTATTTACTCTCGGCGTGCTGGCGGTGATTTTCATCAGTGCCTCCAAAACGGATACGCTCAGTCCACAGATTACCGGACGTTTCCTCAGGCAGTTGATCATTCTTGGTCTGTCGCTGGTGATGGTGCTCTGGTACAGCCATCGCTTCAAAAAGGAGCATGCGCACCGGATTGTAGAAGTGGCACTGGTACTGGCGCTATCTGCTTTACATGTGGTGTATGGTGTCTTTTCGATACCCAAGCCTAATCCGGCAGGCGAACGCTTGCTGCAGTTTGAAAATCAACTGCGGCTGACACAGGATGTCAGCGACTGTTTTCTGGTCAGTAAGAACGACCAGGTACCTCTGGAATTGACATTTCTGGTTTTCTACCTGTGGGGTGATATCAATATGAAGCAGATTCAGGGGGCGGTACTGCCCCAGGATCTGCAAATTTCCGATCGGACGCAGGCCGATGAACCCATTGAAAAGCAGGTGATTATCCGCTGGGGGGCTTCTCCGGTTTCGTTACGGAATATTTTGAATGCGGGTTTTGTTTTAAAACCGGTCGCAGAACCTGATGTGTATAAGCATCAGGAACTGCAGGCGGATCTGATCAGTAAATCGCCACCTGGTTTTTGA